Part of the Gemmatimonadaceae bacterium genome, CACCGACCCTGCCGCGCAGACGCACTTCGTGGTGGACAAGATCGAGGGCGCCCTGGTGTCGCTGGGGGCACGCCTCGACGATGTCGTGCGGACGCGCGTCTACGTGACCGACATCGCACAGTGGGAGCCGATCGCGCGGGCGCTGGGCGACCGCTTCGGCCACATCCGTCCCGCGAACACGATGGTGCAGGCCCCGCTCATCGGGAGTGAGTACCTGGTGGAGATCGAGGCCGATGCGGAAGTGACCGACTGAGCAGCTGACGGGCGCACCGGCGGACGGGCGCGCCGCGTCAGGAACTGCACGAGAGCATCGAGGAGCCCGGCTTGTGCCGCGCCCACTCGGGGCGCATGCCCGCCAGCTCGTCCGGCACCTCGTCGTACGGCCGCCGGAGCACGGCGAGCAGGGTGTGGACGAGCGACTCGTCGCCGGCTTCCGCGCGTTCGATGGCCGTCTGCGCGAGGTGGTTGCGCAGCACGAACCGCGGGTTGACGCCATGCATGCGTGCCCGCCGTGCCGCGGCCGTGTCGCCCGGGGCGAGGGCGGCGTGCCATCGCTGCAGCCAGTCCGCCAGCGCCGCGCGGTGCCGGTCGAGGCGTTGCGCGTCGTACGAGACGGTGCCGAGCTGTTCGACGACGTCGGTCGTGTCGGTGCGCACGTCCGGCAGGTCGCCGAGTGCACGGAAGAACCTGGTGAAGTCCAGCGCGCAGTCCCGCAGCAGCGTCCACGCCTCGGCGATCAGCGCGTCTTCCGCCTCGCCTGCGTCGACGATGCCGAACTTGGCCCGGGTCATCCGGCCGGACTCGTGGCGAAAGGTGCCGGCATAGCGGTCGAGCCCCGCCTGGAGCGCGTCGGGGCCGTCGAAGAGCGGCGCGATGGCGTTGGCGAGTTGCACGAGGTTCCACTGCGCGACGGCCGGCTGCTGCCCGTAGCGATAGCGGCGGCCGGCGGCATCCGTCGTGTTCGGCGTCCAGTCGGGATCGTAGTCCTCCAGCCAGCCGTACGGTCCGTAGTCGATCGTGAGGCCGAGGATCGACATGTTGTCGGTGTTCATCACGCCATGCACGAAGCCGACGCGCATCCAGTGCGCGACCATCACCGCCGTCCGTTCGCAGACCTCGAGGAACCACTGCGCGCGCCGGGACGCGGGATCGCCGTCGATGTGCGGGAAGTCGCGGGCGATGGTGAACGCCACCAGCCGCTCCAGGAGCGCGAGGTCACCGCGGGCGGCGAGGATCTCGAAGTTGCCGAACCGGATGAAGGACGGCGCCACGCGGCAGACGATCGCGCCCGGCTCGAGCCGCGCATTCCCGTCGTAGAACATGTCACGCAGCACGCGGTCACCGGTGGCGACGAGGGAGAGCGCGCGCGTGGTGGGCACGCCGAGGTGGAACATCGCCTCGCTGCACAGGAACTCGCGGATGGACGAGCGGAGCACCGCGCGTCCGTCGGCCGCGCGTGAGTATGGGGTGGGACCGGCGCCCTTGAGCTGCAGCTCCCACCGCTCGCCCGAGGCGTTGACGGTCTCGCCGAGCGTGATCGCGCGGCCATCACCGAGCTGGCCCGCCCAGTTCCCGAACTGGTGGCCGCCGTAGCAGGCGGCGTACGGCGCCATGCCGTCGTAGAGGGCGTTGCCGCCGAAGACCGCCGCGAAATCCGGCGCAGCCACGTCCGCCGGCGAGAAGCCGACCAGCGCCGCGACATCCGGCGCATGTGCCACCAGGCGCGGCGCGGCAACCGGGGTGGGTGCCGCATGGCTCCACGCTGCGTGCCGCACCTGGCGACGCTCGGGCGTGCGGTCGGGATCGCCGGGCAGTTCCCGGACGAAGCGGTTGTCGAACGTCAGCGGGGACGTGGGCATGGAGGAAGGTACCGGGGCCTCGCGCGGGCCTGCCGGATTCAGGGCCCGCCGGACTCAGAGTCGCCGGTGCACCAGCGCGGGGAGCCGGCGCCGGATCGCATGCATCCGCTCGCTGTCGAATGGTGCGAGCGCAATACCCTCACCCTCCTCGACACACGCGACCACGTCACCCCACGGATCGACGATCATCGAGTGGCCCCAGGTTCGCCGCCCGTCGGCATGCACCCCGCCCTGCGCGGCGGCCAGCACGTAGCACTGGTTCTCCACCGCGCGGGCGCGCAGCAGCAGCTCCCAGTGCCGTTCTCCGGTGGCGTGCGTGAACGCCGATGGCGCGCAGATCAGGTCGAGCGGCGGCTGTCCCGGCG contains:
- a CDS encoding YdiU family protein, with the protein product MPTSPLTFDNRFVRELPGDPDRTPERRQVRHAAWSHAAPTPVAAPRLVAHAPDVAALVGFSPADVAAPDFAAVFGGNALYDGMAPYAACYGGHQFGNWAGQLGDGRAITLGETVNASGERWELQLKGAGPTPYSRAADGRAVLRSSIREFLCSEAMFHLGVPTTRALSLVATGDRVLRDMFYDGNARLEPGAIVCRVAPSFIRFGNFEILAARGDLALLERLVAFTIARDFPHIDGDPASRRAQWFLEVCERTAVMVAHWMRVGFVHGVMNTDNMSILGLTIDYGPYGWLEDYDPDWTPNTTDAAGRRYRYGQQPAVAQWNLVQLANAIAPLFDGPDALQAGLDRYAGTFRHESGRMTRAKFGIVDAGEAEDALIAEAWTLLRDCALDFTRFFRALGDLPDVRTDTTDVVEQLGTVSYDAQRLDRHRAALADWLQRWHAALAPGDTAAARRARMHGVNPRFVLRNHLAQTAIERAEAGDESLVHTLLAVLRRPYDEVPDELAGMRPEWARHKPGSSMLSCSS